A region from the Paenibacillus humicola genome encodes:
- a CDS encoding ROK family protein produces MRYLVGLDLGGTHIVCGLLDLNGNPVAMLKRLTRAEQGAEAVLERMASMVQETAAGHGVSLTDIITVGAGIPGIVNPETGVSVQASNLGWSNIPVAAALAAKLGLPVHIDNDVKMYVYGEAVAGAGRNDKHVFGVTIGTGIASAMINEGNIYYGAQFYAGEFGHIPLDGNDLPCKCGLRGCLETLVSANGIAAQAKRAVSSGRMLAGRQSDVEQITARDVSEACAEGDPLAKEIMDFTGATLGKALAAAVPLLSPDVIIIGGGGAMAGESLFRPLRETLFGRLHNKFRERVRIEPAQHMEEAGVIGSAIRAYERQQHAERKSDMNEGGILND; encoded by the coding sequence ATGCGCTATCTCGTTGGACTGGATCTGGGCGGCACTCATATCGTATGCGGTCTTCTCGACCTGAACGGCAATCCGGTCGCCATGCTGAAGCGGTTAACCCGGGCCGAGCAGGGCGCCGAAGCCGTGCTCGAACGAATGGCGTCCATGGTGCAAGAAACGGCTGCCGGGCACGGCGTATCTTTGACGGACATCATCACCGTCGGAGCCGGAATCCCGGGAATCGTCAACCCGGAAACCGGGGTTTCCGTGCAGGCGAGCAATTTGGGCTGGTCCAATATCCCCGTCGCGGCAGCCCTTGCCGCCAAGCTCGGGCTGCCCGTCCATATCGATAACGATGTGAAAATGTATGTGTACGGGGAAGCGGTAGCAGGGGCGGGCCGGAACGACAAGCACGTATTTGGCGTCACGATCGGCACGGGCATTGCCTCGGCGATGATTAATGAAGGAAACATTTATTACGGCGCGCAGTTTTACGCCGGGGAATTCGGGCATATCCCGCTGGACGGCAACGATCTGCCGTGCAAATGCGGGCTTCGCGGCTGTCTGGAAACGCTGGTGTCGGCAAACGGCATCGCGGCCCAGGCGAAACGGGCGGTAAGCAGCGGCCGGATGCTTGCCGGCCGGCAAAGCGATGTGGAGCAGATCACGGCGCGAGACGTATCCGAAGCGTGCGCCGAGGGAGATCCGCTAGCGAAAGAAATTATGGACTTCACCGGCGCCACATTGGGCAAAGCGCTGGCCGCAGCCGTCCCGCTACTGAGTCCGGATGTGATTATCATCGGCGGCGGAGGGGCGATGGCGGGCGAGAGCCTGTTCCGTCCTTTGCGCGAGACGCTGTTTGGCAGACTGCACAACAAATTCAGGGAACGGGTCCGCATCGAGCCGGCGCAGCATATGGAAGAGGCCGGCGTCATCGGAAGCGCGATACGCGCTTACGAGCGGCAGCAGCATGCGGAACGGAAATCGGACATGAACGAAGGAGGAATTTTAAATGATTGA
- a CDS encoding Gfo/Idh/MocA family protein yields the protein MIEAALIGAGGRGMFAYGTYAEKRPHEIRFIAVCEPNEERRNLFAKKHGIAPDMQFSSWEQLLERPKLCDALLICTQDRDHYRPTMLALEKGYHIMVEKPMSPDPLEALRMAEEAERRNRILKVCHGNRYSTFYGTVKQLLDQRVIGKVMTVQWTENVGFWHHAHSFVRGNWRNSQETSSMLLQKSCHDMDILQWLLGGNVVQVSSFGSLSYFTAQNAPEGSTDRCTSGCAVEHVCPYSAVKLYLNEEDEWPQRVVSLDPSLDARLKALQEGPYGRCVFHCDNDVVDHQVVNLVFDHDVTVSFTMSAFTSEISRTFKIMGSTGEICGHSLKNEIIINHFSGKREVIRPESVEGGHGGADTLIMMDFVKQVKENRLHSVTSGMESARSHLIVFAAEQSRMTGKTVEFDDYIAGLKRNA from the coding sequence ATGATTGAAGCCGCACTGATAGGAGCGGGCGGACGCGGGATGTTTGCCTATGGGACGTATGCCGAAAAAAGGCCGCATGAAATCCGGTTTATCGCCGTTTGCGAACCGAATGAAGAACGCAGGAACCTGTTTGCGAAAAAGCACGGCATTGCGCCGGACATGCAGTTTTCTTCATGGGAACAGCTGCTGGAGCGTCCCAAGCTGTGCGACGCGCTGCTGATCTGCACCCAGGATCGCGATCATTACCGGCCGACCATGCTCGCCTTGGAAAAAGGCTATCATATTATGGTGGAAAAACCGATGTCGCCCGATCCGCTCGAAGCGCTGCGCATGGCCGAGGAAGCGGAGCGAAGAAACCGGATTCTGAAGGTTTGTCACGGAAACCGGTATTCCACGTTTTACGGCACCGTCAAGCAGCTGCTCGATCAGCGCGTGATCGGTAAGGTGATGACGGTGCAATGGACGGAAAACGTAGGCTTTTGGCATCATGCGCACAGCTTTGTCCGGGGGAACTGGCGGAATTCGCAGGAAACCAGCTCGATGCTGCTGCAAAAATCGTGCCATGACATGGATATTCTGCAGTGGCTGCTTGGCGGAAATGTGGTTCAGGTCTCGTCTTTCGGCAGCTTGTCCTATTTTACAGCGCAGAACGCGCCGGAAGGCTCGACGGACCGCTGCACGAGCGGATGCGCCGTTGAGCACGTCTGCCCTTATTCCGCGGTAAAGTTGTATTTGAACGAAGAGGATGAGTGGCCGCAGCGCGTCGTCTCGCTGGATCCCAGCCTCGATGCGCGTCTGAAGGCTTTGCAGGAAGGGCCGTACGGACGCTGCGTGTTTCATTGCGATAACGATGTCGTCGATCATCAGGTCGTCAATCTCGTTTTCGATCACGACGTTACCGTCTCCTTTACCATGTCGGCTTTTACGAGCGAAATCAGCCGTACGTTTAAAATCATGGGCTCCACCGGGGAAATTTGCGGGCATTCGCTGAAGAACGAGATTATCATTAACCATTTCTCCGGGAAGCGGGAAGTCATCCGCCCCGAATCCGTCGAAGGGGGACACGGCGGCGCCGATACCCTCATTATGATGGACTTCGTCAAGCAGGTGAAAGAGAACCGGCTTCACAGCGTCACCTCCGGAATGGAGTCCGCGCGAAGCCACCTGATCGTATTCGCCGCCGAGCAGTCACGGATGACCGGTAAAACCGTCGAATTCGACGACTATATCGCCGGATTGAAGCGGAACGCGTAA